The Misgurnus anguillicaudatus unplaced genomic scaffold, ASM2758022v2 HiC_scaffold_33, whole genome shotgun sequence genomic sequence ATTTATTTCGTTTTAAATATAACCATTGTAATGCTGAAAGTATTCCcgcttttttcaaaaagtaaCTATAATCTGATTACTACATTTTTTCCAACAAATATTTTATCAAAACTTGTGACTACCAAAGACTTTAACATAAgaaacaattaaaacaacatgttTGCTTCACATAACCATTTACAATATATAATTTTAGTTTTCTCTGACTTcataccctgctgaaaaaaaacagcacacaAGCACCAAAACGCAACATATGGTTGActtggtttgatgctggtttagctgatgCTGATTCTGGTTTGGAGCTGGATTAGCTGGTGTTTGTTGTGGCAAAAAGTCTTAGCTTGaatcttcataagaaaaaatactcaggagacaaaggttccaggtgccaaacaaaaattactttattcgcTCGAGCCAACAAAGTGAGACAATCAATACCCCTCATAGAGGCGCTAAAAGATCATCTGCCCTCCCAACATCTGActccatttttatacagtaagatcAAACACTTCTTATCTGAGATGACGTATGTTCTTCTCATTggtctcagtctgccacaattAATCTGTTTGTTTTATGTGCAGCTGAATCCTTcttcatatctaaaatgacAGCTGGACTTCTTAAATCTTAAAGTGACGTTCTCTGTTTATTATTTCGATTGGCCTTGGCTTTCCCTGACATAACCAACTTTTTGTTAATGTAGCAAAGTACAGCCGGACGAATTCTCTAATCTAAAATGACGTACTCTTGTTTATTGGTTGTTTGACCTTGTTTCTCAAACTAATCGTGGCAAGAACAATCGGGCTATAGTTGCAGGATAGCACCTGGtctcttttaattaggaaacgAAAGTTAACTGAGAAAACGAAAGTTTAACTGGGTGTCATATAGCCTTGTGTAGAAACAACAGGCCTTAggcctaatataatattaatacagcatATGATCAGTAATTTACCCAACAAAAACTACTAtatgttcactagcaaaccagcaccaaaacacaacatatgctggtacgcagtatttttcagcagggtaatgTAACTTAAAATGAGGGCTGCatgataaatcgcatgcgattgaTTTACGCTTTACTATTAATCTATGGCGGGTTATCCGTGTATGGCGGATAAAACGTGCAAATAATAAATGTCAGATCGACCGACGAACGACTAATCTAACGTTTGCCCGAACGTCTTCTACTTTTAGCATCTAGCAGCGTGTGTGACCCACCTGATGACCTGCCATGACGTCAACGCcttaaaatttgtgtttttttcattaGCTAAGGTGCCAAGCTGTTAAAGAGTGTATGCGTGTATGTGTCCTGAAGCAAACATACTGTTTATAACTATATACAAGTGTTAattcatgttgtttttcatacaacaattataaatgtgtaaataaagtaTCACATTTATCTCTTTTATAAACACTTTTGTTATGTGTcaaacttgtttattttatattgtgtgCTTCCGAATTGGTTTTAAAAGTCTTAATGTCACGTGACCATAATGTCATTCATTGTCTATTAACTTTGCTTGTACACTGAGAAAGGAACTGTTTAGATtattaagtaaatgttttgttcatttttactatGATTATGTCTTTTGACTTCTGCCTATTCTCTGGGCTGGTAAATGAAATTTTACATAATTATTCAGTATTTTGTCATTCTTTTTATTCTTTCTAGGAAAGTTAAAGGACCTGTTATTGCATTGATATCATCTTGTCCAGATGCACAGTGTGATGTGGTAGCACAATAGAAATGAACTGCAAGAGCTTGTAGAGAGGAGTAAAGACTGCTGAGAGGAACAGCACTATATTTTGAATATACGTTGCATACTTGACAAGTTTGTCACACTTTCACTGCACAgacaccatatattgtataaCAGGTttctttttactttattattatgacGATCACAGTTGAATGTAATGTGGTAATAAAAAAGGAAGTTATTGTACAGGTATCTATACAGATGAAAATAAGGGCTTTAAACTTCAACgtttcatttgcatattaaaaaaagaataatttaaaataatttctttaattcctttaaaaaatattattttatcttAGCGGAGAAAAGGAAACCGTAGAATTCATAATCTTAAAACAGAAGTTATATGATATAAATAGAAAATAACAGCCTAGCAGGGATGATGGAATAGAAACTGTTGTGCTACTGTGTTTGTATACAGCCATGTATTTGTAGTAAATCAATCAGCTTTACTGCGTACTTATTTTTTATAAGAGAGAATAATAAGGCAACCTGAATATGAATTTAGGTCCTATAAATAAAGTTCTTGACTTCAAAATGTAGGTGGATACACCTCtgaaacacatgaacacacacagacCAGACGTCCACATTTCATGTCTCATTCTGAGAAAACTTTGCtgaacaaagtgaataacaacataaacaactgttttaaatcagaatacagcacgttttcggttgtgtagacgtaatAGTTTGCTTGTATTTTTGAAAACATGAATATTGTTACGCTAATTCTTAAAGGTACACAAACTACACGAGTAACACAATAGCTGCTCATGTGCAGcttgtcaattcagcaggaaagtttgTTTGCCTCTGTTTACAAAGTGAACGAGCTGATGATGTATGATGTCTGCGTGAACAGGTTGCGTAGTGGCATGCAAAACACATTCACAGCAGAGGAGCAAAAATTGCATGTGTCCAATTATTGCGTTCGGCCCAACttcaatgatttgttgaacatttaaTAGTCTTATGTCTTTCATAGAtgacatatgaagagtttcattgcaaaacgagataaccaccgttttgttaattgttcagaaatatagttttttggttgtgcattccaattaatttcaattcaactgcagttggtttgttttaatttaaaccttcataactacAATACAGCTACAATAAATGTattacaataaaatgtattacaataaaatacagctaagtagcagcataaaacaaaataataacatgataacataataataaacatgttttgacaaaaatgttaaaaaatggatttatctcgttttgcaacgaaactcttcatatatttatacaaatatatttagaCATTTTAGCATAGTGATTAGTATCAGGATGTAAGGATACTTTCTAAAAGCATAACtataaatgtttctggatcaaatcaaATATCTTGCCTTTAAATGACTGAACACATGCGGGGCGGcacattaaatgtgttgtccctatactaacacaccttctgtgttattatttattgtgcCCCCCCCCCATGGTCTTGCGAcgttagatcagaaatgtcttgtcttcAATTGTCtttatcacaaaatagagtaacacgagtaaccaactcatttaaatttcattgtAACTGcattacttgatttaaaaaaagtacttgttacatgtttattaccgctaaaagtagtggaattacagtaacagaattaattgtaatgcgttactcccatcactgtttttaacacaacttgtgttgtccctttcatttattttataacgcattaaatggcatgacacacacaatgtgtaaaaaattaccacatcattttttgcagtgtacctctacaataaataaaaacatgcaagATTGTGTAGACTGCTGTGGTGGAAATTCAGCAATAACCCGATATACAGAGACAAGACAGAATGAACGCTTAAAGAAAAAGAATTTAACGTTTTACTTGCAAGGCCTTCAACAAACAAAGCAATCAAATCAATGTACAGCAAAAGCAACTCTCTGTATTCTTTCTCGGCTTTTTATGAGCCCGCTTACCTCAAACCCCATGTTTTTTGAtgataattttataataaaatgacTGTAGTGTTCTAAAGTGATAATCATGGTAAGTCACTAGTAATGACTCAAGTGTTACCACATCATTCTAGTAATAAGTCATAATTTGGATCAATATTCTAAAGTGACGATCATAGTTACCCAACCAGTAATTCCTTTAGAAGGatgtagtaacacttgaatcatatgttttcatatttaaaattacTGTCACCTCTGTCTCTCGTGCACATACTCTCTCCCTGTGTGTATACAGATACAAAGAGGTGAcagtaattttaaatattattatgaaAACCTTTAATGAATATAGCTTTTACTACAAAAAACTAATCACTACACAAAAACACCTTTACCACATTAAAACCattgttaattttcataagggaggTACAGTGGATCATAATGTGTTAATAATTGTTCCATTCACTAAATTCCATTGCCGTTTAATTGTCTCGTGCAGTGTTTGAATCAACAGTAAATAtctacattttaatatttggtgCAGATCATTACACTGTTTATCTTACATTGTGTACACTCTCACTCACTTACACCCTACTAACACCCCAGAAACAACAGAGCCGTAAATCTGCCTCCAGATCTGCAGCCTCCTCATACTCACTTGTAAAGCAGTGAGCGTCTTctgtctccagtacagcaggaggcgctgcagctctttagtccgcaaataaactcactaaagaaagaaagaaagagcgcgcgtgtgatttgtttgtgtatcttcagtgtttttctctcttgcgtgtttcattgagtgtaaacagagttttgtctctgtgtatttaagtGTTGAGACGATgcaggacactacagtgtgtgacagtaaacagagcttacaggaggatcaaacctccacagagtctctggattctgtctgtaacgctggagaacagcagcagatcctgcagaccaaactgaagATGTGTTTAGTCAAACTCGTCGACTGCacgaacctcatgatgaagattaaaactgaacccacagaaatcaaaactgaaccgacagaaataaaaactgaacccatagaaatcaaaactgaacccacagaagaggaagattgcactgatgaagatgatgattttattccatcaggtatgtctccttaattattgttgtgtttttaacatTTGTAACTGTCATGTGAGCACAGTTTTGGGTCACAAACTCATAATCAAAACATCAAGAAATGTAAGTACTAAAAATTTTAAAGGGGTTTAGGATATCTGTAATACTTATTGAGCAACAGGCATGTAggcttaaagggttagttcaccccaaaattattatcataaatcacttactcATGTGTCCTAATAAACCCCCAAGTGCTCAATTTGTCTTCATTTccagatatttttgatgaaatctGTGAGGCTTCTGTTTGTCCTACTGACTTTAGttattttcacaattgtttttagtttcccagaaaataatgaAGGACATCACCAAAAAGGTCCATCAGTCtttcaatattaatattatgaagTGACAAGAACACTTTTGTACGCAGAGATACCaaattgaattattttattcaatAATTTGTTCTCTTCTTTAGTTGTTCTTAAGCAGACTACGACATGTCACCTGCTGACGTAGTTTAtccacttttttatttaagtgaTTATGATTGTAAACAATACCTTAACAGCCTGTTGTCTGTACGCTGGCAACTCCGTCAGTAAGAGATGTCATCAGCATGCGCCGTTGTCTGGTTGTGAACGCACACTGAACAACCAAGGAGGAGAACAAATTGTGGAATAAaatgatttgttttgttttctttgagcACAGAAGTGTTCTTATTACTTTATAACACTTTTATTGAATGAATGATAAACCTTTTTGACAATGTCTTTCATTGTTTTCTGGGGGAAAAATGTGAAACTAGCTGAAGCCAATGGGACCGAcagaaacaaaaatatgtaaaaatgtgttctgaagacaaTCTGAGCACTTGggggtttagaacaacacaggGGTCAATTGTGATTTATGATCAAATtaacattttggggtgaactaacccattaaaaaaaagactTAATCTCATTCTAGAATTGTCACCATATAATGCAACAAGAATTCAAAGTCTctgtacaaaaaaattgctcTATTTGACTCCTACAAAATTGTGGATTACTCCAAAATAATCATGCATTGCTTTATATGTTTCTTTGTCTTTATCGATCACTTAATCGAAATGTCATTATTGTTTTATCTGATAAATTTATATTGCCCAGCATTACAAtatatacaggtgctggtcatataattagaatttcatagttgatttatttcactaattccattcaaaagtgaataaaacttttaaaatcattccgttgttgttttctagttttcttttttcaaacgtgtgctgTCGAACTGTTGTATTAAAGTAATATTGCTCTCttgagtcgtgtgatatagctttATATAATCATGGCTGTTATTGCCTTTGCACATATCACACTCCTTCtcaagcgatattgcttaaatatattcTACTACTAATAATGAACTCTGCAACACATACTACTCCTGACACCTATCTGACACTAAAACAAACAACCACAAGATGGTGCGATTTTCGAAACTCCTTTATCCAGATTCGATACTCAGACCGAACCAAGGCCTCTTTTGTCATTGGTTACGTGATTTCTACATAAACGACACAAGCCCTGAATCAAGTCTTACCCCCCATTAATTCTCAACACGTGCTCtgtactttcacttcaaatatCCCATCACTAGCAATGACCCAGCTGTAATTACAGGACTGACATCTGTCTTCTGTCTATATGTGTGAATCTAGAAAAAGATACAGAATCTCAATTCTTCTTCCttctttgtgtaaataagagtgaaaagacaatttaattgtttcatgtttctttcagatgtgaagagtgattcatgtttggatatagaaataacgtcctcacaatcaaaagagcgactgacagcacaaactctttcctgcatcacctgtgaaaagacattcagctcacagagacatttagagagacatgagagaaaacacacagaacagaaactcttcaccagatctgagatcagctttactaccttacaagagacGAAATGTCATTCAGAAGACCACAGAGAAAAGAAGAAGTTGtttcactgtgagcagtgtgggaaGAGTTTTGTCTTTTCATCTAAACTAAAtgttcacatgaggacacacagtgatgaaaagcctttcaactgcactgaatgtggaaaaTACTTCAAAACCAAAGACGATCTTAAAGTTCATCAGAGACTTCAtacaggagaaaaaccttacgaGTGTCTTCACTGTGAGAAAAGATTTAGCCGTGAACGTGTTCTGAAGACACATGTGCTTTCACACACCAATGAGAAACCGTATCAGTGCAATGAATGTGGAAAAACCTTTAGGGATTCaggtttgttaaaaaaacaccaGGATATTCACTTTAAAGAGAAACTCTATCggtgttcacactgtgataaacGCTTCTGTTATAAATATCAGCTGATAGTCcatgagagagttcatactggagagaaaccttatcactgtagtctctgtgggaagagttttagtctaAAGCAGAACTTACTAAATcacaagagaattcatacaggtgaaaaacctttcaaatgctctcagtgtgacaagacgtttacTTGTTCAAGTACCTTAAAAGTCCAtcaaagagttcatactggagagaaaccttattactgtagtgtctgtgggaagagttttagtcaagGGTCTACATTAATAAAGCACCAGAGACtccatacaggtgaaaaaccttacaaatgctctcagtgtgacgaGACGTTTGCTCACTCAGGTTCCTTAAAATGTCATCAGaaagttcacactggagagaaacctcatcattGCAATGTTTTGGGAAGAGTTAATCAAAAGTCAAACTTTGTAAAGCATCAGTGACCTTAATAAAGTTATGACATCAAAaacttttaaagttttaaatatagttACAAAACAAATTCAATAATAAACctaacaattacaaaaaaataatagtaaaataagaacaaataatgaaattatgaGCAATATTGCAGATAAATACAAcagaacaaacatacaaatgaaatgCAACAGTGCTGTTTAGGTTTTTCAGATTGATGTAATAGTATTACTGTATTATGGAGGACGAAAAATGACTTAAAGTTCTTATTTTTCAAACTTTCTAGATTTTTATTTTGGTTATGAATGaggttcttaaagggatagttcatgcAAAAATGAAATGTCTTTCACTGTTGAAATAACGTTACCCATGGAAGTACACTcagggtgggttgcaccaacaaggattaaatTAAGCTTAAAGTTTAGAGCTAATGTAGGCTTTGTTGATCTCAGTTTAATTTTTATTCGAGTTGTGTTGCaccacttaaatttaaacacacattattgtatatataaatgttcaTCATGTTTGAGAGCAAATCCAAGTACTTATGtttttcacagatgacatatatttatacaaatacatttagacATTTTAGCATAGTGATTggtatcaggatgtgaggagactttcaaCAAGCATAACtataaatgtttctggatcaaatcaaATATCTTGCCTTTAAATGACTGAACACATGCAGAACACTGAGCAGAGGTCTAGTGCCCTGCAGTAAATCCCTCGATGTGCTGCTGGGAGAAGTGGTTGTGTGCTCACTGGTAAACAcgtaggggcagtttcccggaccaggattagcttaatccaggactaggtcttagtttaattaggaaatataagtagttttaacaaacatgccttactaaaaatattacctgtgtgcatttgaggtaaaacaaagggccctgatgtatttgaagatatgtaagtgcaagttgttttcagtttgaagagctcttaaaagtgtttaagtctaggactagtctaatc encodes the following:
- the LOC129437138 gene encoding uncharacterized protein isoform X1, translated to MQDTTVCDSKQSLQEDQTSTESLDSVCNAGEQQQILQTKLKMCLVKLVDCTNLMMKIKTEPTEIKTEPTEIKTEPIEIKTEPTEEEDCTDEDDDFIPSDVKSDSCLDIEITSSQSKERLTAQTLSCITCEKTFSSQRHLERHERKHTEQKLFTRSEISFTTLQETKCHSEDHREKKKLFHCEQCGKSFVFSSKLNVHMRTHSDEKPFNCTECGKYFKTKDDLKVHQRLHTGEKPYECLHCEKRFSRERVLKTHVLSHTNEKPYQCNECGKTFRDSGLLKKHQDIHFKEKLYRCSHCDKRFCYKYQLIVHERVHTGEKPYHCSLCGKSFSLKQNLLNHKRIHTGEKPFKCSQCDKTFTCSSTLKVHQRVHTGEKPYYCSVCGKSFSQGSTLIKHQRLHTGEKPYKCSQCDETFAHSGSLKCHQKVHTGEKPHHCNVLGRVNQKSNFVKHQ